Proteins encoded by one window of Gambusia affinis linkage group LG17, SWU_Gaff_1.0, whole genome shotgun sequence:
- the gtf3c5 gene encoding general transcription factor 3C polypeptide 5, with the protein MAAAGAADQRDVTLNFTLKELSLSGRTGESTPGASSAVELRNKKLVCVEYPAMVTSVERMLETLGGEQTVTKTFSDPNRRLEMRFRPRDPFCHSMCGNRLSSSNLLLRVRRRVRKKEPKDAQIQMDIMGIIGTTYKFQGMVDFQCLAVDSQNGQNVSLYDKIILRKAENQAFFAQDVPYFLPPAIFSRLDSPVDYFYRPDAVQKLMSSLPLPVSKNFIGLNRARRPHNAIFVSFTDPAVPTECLEAARVNWGRLCLKEQDLESEEKVKKMFESRPIWSRNALKANLDLHPDKLKLLLPVYAYYMVTGPWRSLWVRLGYDPRKTTESKKYQMLDFRIRVSSKYGYTPPNIPVKAKRSTLSYSLPTTLNKTAPPAASLMDIPGPEGPGTSRDPPPVSFQLKESAYMFRDGLLPPHRQMFYQLCDLDVDSIREAISQNDGEERECDERDGWCVVGTTDKLRDIISTMIKKVVREKKPEKQDNFPKRRRKGHLKYTVKDPNGEDEEEDDEEEEEEEEGDNKEDEEENEDDEFQPSEGSENEMETEILDYM; encoded by the exons ATGGCGGCTGCCGGTGCTGCGGATCAGCGGGATGTGACGCTAAACTTTACCCTGAAAGAGCTGAGCCTGTCCGGCCGGACCGGAGAGTCCACTCCGGGCGCCTCGTCCGCCGTGGAGCTGCGGAACAAGAAGCTGGTGTGCGTGGAGTACCCCGCGATGGTGACCAGCGTGGAGAGGATGCTGGAGACTCTGGGAGGAGAACAGACGGTGACGAAA ACGTTCAGTGACCCCAACAGGCGACTGGAGATGCGTTTCCGACCCCGTGACCCCTTCTGCCACTCTATGTGTGGAAACCGGCTCTCGTCGAGCAACCTCCTCCTCAGGGTGCGACGGCGGGTCCGAAAAAAGGAGCCCAAAGACGCTCAGATCCAGATGGACATCATGGGAATCATAGGAACGACGTACAAGTTCCAGG GGATGGTAGACTTCCAGTGCCTTGCTGTGGATTCCCAGAACGGACAAAACGTGTCTCTTTACGACAAAATCATCCTCCGTAAAGCGGAGAATCAAGCGTTCTTCGCGCAGGACGTTCCTTACTTCCTGCCCCCGGCCATTTTCTCACGCCTCGACAGTCCGGTGGATTACTTCTACCGACCCGACGCCGTTCAGAAGCTGATGTCGTCACT CCCTCTGCCCGTCAGTAAGAACTTCATCGGTCTGAACCGCGCCCGGCGGCCTCACAACGCCATCTTCGTCAGCTTCACGGATCCCGCCGTTCCCACCGAGTGCCTGGAGGCGGCGCGGGTCAACTGGGGTCGGCTGTGCCTGAAGGAGCAGGACCTGGAGAGCGAGGAGAAGGTCAAGAAG ATGTTTGAGAGTCGACCCATCTGGTCCCGCAACGCCCTCAAGGCCAACCTGGACCTCCACCCGGACAAGctcaagctgctgctgcccgTCTACGCCTACTACATG GTGACCGGACCCTGGAGGAGCCTGTGGGTTCGACTCGGCTACGACCCCAGAAAGACCACAGAGTCCAAGAAATACCAGATGCTGGACTTTAGGATCCGGGTCAGCTCCAAATACG GCTACACTCCACCCAACATACCGGTGAAAGCCAAGAGGAGCACCCTGAGCTACAGTCTGCCCACCACGCTAAACAAAACAG CTCCTCCGGCTGCCAGCCTGATGGATATTCCCGGCCCAGAAGGCCCCGGTACCAGTCGCGACCCGCCTCCCGTCTCCTTCCAGCTGAAG GAGTCCGCTTACATGTTCAGAGACGGCTTGCTGCCTCCACACAGACAGATGTTCTACCAGCTCTGTGATTTGGACGTGGACAG CATCAGAGAGGCGATAAGCCAGAACGACGGCGAGGAGCGGGAGTGTGACGAGCGCGACGGCTGGTGTGTCGTCGGCACCACGGATAAACTGAGAGACATCATCTCCACTATGATTAAGAAGGTGGTCAGGGAGAAGAAACCAG aaaagcAAGACAATTTCCCAAAAAGACGACGGAaaggacatttaaaatacaCGGTGAAAGATCCAAACggagaggatgaggaagaggacgatgaagaagaagaggaggaggaggagggtgacAACAAAGAAGACGAAGAGGAAAACGAGGATGATGAGTTTCAGCCTTCAGAAGGAAGCGAAAATGAGATGGAGACAGAAATCCTGGATTATATGTGA
- the LOC122847104 gene encoding bile salt-activated lipase-like translates to MAVLGVLVALSVLLEIISAASLGFVSTEGGLVEGQNLLLGYRRYMDVFKGIPFADIPGRFEKPKCHPGWSGTLKTTQYRDKCLQLDPFMTAVSGNEDCLYLNIWVPHLGSVASNMPVMVWIYGGAFMFGESFGTNFMGNYLYSGQEMAERGNVIVVTLGYRVGTLGFLSAGDSTLPGNYGLWDQQAAIAWVHRNIRSFGGDPSNITVFGESAGGAGVSFQTLTPHNKGLIRRAISQSGVALCPWSINKNPRKYAEEVALKVNCPIDSRMADCLKMTDPKVLTKAGSISLTSSADDPFINNLALTPVIDGDFLPDDPSNLFHNAADIDYMAGANDMDGHIFSSFDVPSINSLLTVTSVDEVKRLLGSFTKEKGTLGFENGFSTYTLDWGSNPSQTTIKKTVVAIETDYIFLIPTQAALYLHASKAGTGRTYSYLFSEPNRLGTYTKPWLGADHADDLQYVFGKPFSTPLGYWPKHRDLSGYMIAYWTNFAKTGDPNIGDLSVPATWPTFTSTGHKFLEINSKMDAGYVRQKLRLRYVNFWTSIFPNLPSIYSE, encoded by the exons ATGGCGGTTCTCGGGGTTTTGGTAGCTCTTTCCGTTCTGCTGGAGATCATCTCTGCTGCCTCT CTCGGGTTTGTGTCCACCGAGGGAGGGTTGGTGGAGGGTCAAAACCTTCTCCTGGGCTACCGTCGCTACATGGATGTTTTTAAAGGCATTCCCTTCGCTGACATCCCTGGAAGGTTTGAGAAGCCAAAGTGTCACCCAGGCTGGAGCG GTACACTCAAGACCACCCAGTACAGGGACAAATGCCTTCAACTGGACCCTTTCATGACCGCAGTCTCTGGCAACGAGGACTGTCTTTACCTGAACATCTGGGTTCCTCACCTTGGCTCAG tggccTCTAATATGCCCGTCATGGTCTGGATCTACGGTGGAGCTTTCATGTTTGGTGAGtcatttggaacaaacttcatgGGAAACTATCTCTACAGTGGACAGGAAATGGCAGAGAGGGGAAATGTTATCGTTGTGACATTGGGATACCGTGTGGGAACCCTTGGCTTCCTGAGTGCTGGAGACTCCACTCTTCCTG GAAATTATGGGCTGTGGGACCAGCAGGCCGCCATTGCATGGGTGCACAGAAACATCCGGTCATTTGGAGGAGACCCCAGCAACATCACCGTCTTTGGAGAGTCCGCCGGAGGAGCCGGTGTTAGCTTCCAG ACACTCACCCCTCACAACAAGGGACTTATTAGGAGAGCCATCTCCCAAAGCGGCGTCGCCCTTTGCCCTTGGTCTATCAACAAAAACCCTCGCAAGTATGCTGAAGAG GTTGCTCTGAAAGTCAACTGCCCCATTGACAGCAGAATGGCCGACTGTCTGAAAATGACCGATCCAAAGGTTCTCACTAAAGCAGGAAGCATCTCTTTGACCAGCTCTGCTGACG ACCCTTTTATCAACAACCTGGCTCTTACTCCTGTGATTGATGGCGACTTCCTGCCCGATGACCCGTCCAATCTGTTCCACAACGCCGCCGACATCGACTACATGGCCGGAGCCAACGACATGGACGGACACATCTTTTCCAGTTTCGATGTCCCGTCGATTAACTCTCTTCTGACGGTCACCTCTGT CGATGAGGTCAAGAGGCTCCTGGGTTCTTTCACCAAGGAGAAAGGGACCCTTGGCTTTGAGAATGGCTTCTCCACCTACACCTTGGACTGGGGATCCAATCCCAGCCAGACGACCATCAAGAAAACTGTCGTGGCCATCGAAACAGACTACATATTCCTGATTCCCACTCAGGCTGCCCTTTATCTCCATGCCTCCAAAGCAGG AACTGGTCGCACCTACTCGTACCTGTTCTCTGAGCCCAACCGTTTGGGAACCTACACCAAACCCTGGCTGGGCGCTGATCACGCCGATGACCTGCAGTACGTCTTTGGAAAGCCTTTCTCCACGCCGCTGGGGTACTGGCCGAAACATCGGGACTTGTCTGGATACATGATCGCCTACTGGACCAACTTTGCCAAGACGGG AGATCCTAACATAGGAGATCTGAGCGTACCTGCAACATGGCCGACATTTACGTCCACTGGACACAAGTTCTTGGAGATCAATTCCAAGATGGACGCCGGCTACGTGAGGCAGAAGCTGAGGTTGCGCTATGTGAATTTCTGGACCAGCATTTTTCCCAACCTTCCCTCCATCTACTCAGAATAA